Proteins found in one Geomonas subterranea genomic segment:
- a CDS encoding MFS transporter codes for MGSIKSGTKRYRQINWAFFFAGFVTFITLYDVQPLLPVFTREYGVSAMFASLPLSVSSCALAISMLFAGTISETLGRKTVMVASLLTTSVLAYLTSQTHSLEQLVVVRFLQGIALAGLPAVALAYLSEEIAPASLTSAIGLYISGNAIGGMTGRIFTATMAEATSWRTALAVIGAVCFALSLYFAKSLPSSENFKKRPFAVRYLFSSLYRQLQDPGLLCLYGISFLIMGSFVTLYNYITFRLLGAPYHLPASLVSLIFLVYMLGSFSSSMIGVQVERFGRSRMLFLTIGTMVAGALFTLSRDLGTIVTGIAIFTCGFFGAHTIASSWVGSRARTARAQAASLYLFFYYLGSSISGTAGGVFLSSFGWHGVVLLIMGLLGAGLVLLKVLTSCADADCPARGAVATLDVLRS; via the coding sequence ATGGGATCCATCAAGAGCGGCACCAAAAGATACCGGCAGATCAACTGGGCATTCTTCTTCGCCGGGTTTGTCACCTTCATCACACTCTACGACGTGCAGCCGCTGTTGCCGGTTTTCACCCGCGAGTACGGCGTCAGCGCCATGTTCGCGAGCCTCCCGCTTTCCGTCTCCTCCTGCGCCCTCGCCATCTCCATGCTGTTCGCCGGCACCATCTCCGAGACGCTCGGGAGAAAAACGGTGATGGTGGCGTCGCTGCTCACCACGTCCGTCCTGGCCTATCTGACCTCCCAGACCCACAGCCTCGAACAGCTGGTCGTCGTGAGGTTCCTGCAGGGAATCGCGCTGGCCGGGCTTCCGGCGGTGGCGCTGGCCTATCTCAGTGAAGAGATCGCTCCGGCCTCGCTCACCTCCGCCATCGGGCTCTATATCAGCGGCAACGCCATAGGCGGCATGACCGGCAGGATCTTCACCGCCACCATGGCGGAGGCCACGTCCTGGCGCACCGCCCTTGCCGTCATCGGCGCGGTCTGCTTCGCCCTCAGCCTGTATTTCGCCAAGAGCCTCCCCTCCTCCGAAAACTTCAAGAAGCGCCCTTTCGCGGTGCGTTACCTGTTCAGCTCCCTGTACCGGCAGTTGCAGGACCCGGGGCTGCTCTGCCTGTACGGGATCTCCTTCCTGATCATGGGGAGCTTCGTGACGCTGTACAACTACATCACCTTCCGGCTTCTGGGAGCGCCGTACCACCTCCCGGCCTCGCTGGTGAGCCTGATCTTCCTGGTCTACATGCTGGGATCCTTCAGCTCCTCCATGATCGGGGTGCAGGTGGAGCGTTTCGGGCGCAGCCGGATGCTCTTTCTCACCATAGGCACCATGGTCGCCGGGGCGCTTTTCACCCTGAGCCGCGACCTCGGCACCATCGTCACCGGGATCGCCATCTTCACCTGTGGCTTTTTCGGCGCCCACACCATCGCCTCCAGCTGGGTGGGTAGCCGCGCCAGGACCGCCCGTGCGCAGGCCGCCTCCCTCTACCTCTTCTTCTACTACCTCGGCTCCAGCATCTCCGGCACCGCCGGCGGCGTGTTCTTGAGCTCCTTCGGCTGGCACGGCGTGGTGCTCCTGATAATGGGGCTTTTGGGGGCGGGGCTGGTGCTATTGAAAGTACTCACCAGCTGCGCCGACGCCGACTGCCCCGCCCGCGGCGCAGTTGCCACCCTCGACGTGCTTCGCAGTTAA
- a CDS encoding LysR family transcriptional regulator — protein MDIRQLRYFVEVARLANFTKAAESLRIAQPAVSMAVKKLEEELDLVLFNRQDKKVSLTAEGEIFLSHARRILDDLRGAELEMAELKGLSRGEVRIGITPMISAYFFPDIFRDFKRAYPQLSISVLGEGSGRIQKMIGEGELDMGVVAGGGSAAFPPTLEVRRFLREEIVVCVPLGHPFAGRSAVTLAEFIGEPLVFYKEGYYIREFFLEALKGIGGAPRIIFETNLFSLVKSLVRNGTGISIFLKMVVAEDADLAAVSFDPPLSLDLLIAWKKDTYLSLANRAFVDFLLEHAPGERQGER, from the coding sequence ATGGACATCAGGCAGTTGAGGTATTTCGTGGAGGTGGCGCGGCTCGCCAACTTCACCAAGGCGGCCGAATCGCTGCGCATCGCCCAGCCCGCCGTCAGCATGGCGGTGAAGAAGCTCGAGGAGGAACTCGACCTGGTCCTTTTCAACCGCCAGGACAAGAAGGTGTCGCTGACGGCGGAGGGGGAGATCTTCCTTTCCCACGCCAGGCGGATTCTCGACGACCTGCGCGGCGCGGAGCTGGAGATGGCCGAATTGAAGGGGCTCAGCAGGGGGGAGGTGAGGATCGGCATCACCCCGATGATAAGCGCCTACTTCTTTCCGGACATCTTCAGGGATTTCAAGAGGGCATACCCGCAGCTGAGCATCTCGGTGCTCGGGGAGGGGTCGGGACGGATACAGAAGATGATAGGGGAGGGGGAGCTGGACATGGGGGTGGTGGCGGGGGGTGGGAGCGCGGCCTTTCCCCCGACCTTGGAGGTGCGCCGTTTCCTGCGCGAGGAGATCGTGGTTTGCGTGCCGCTGGGGCATCCCTTCGCCGGCCGCTCCGCGGTTACCCTCGCCGAGTTCATCGGGGAACCGCTGGTCTTTTACAAGGAGGGGTACTACATCAGGGAGTTCTTCCTCGAGGCACTCAAGGGAATCGGCGGCGCGCCCAGGATCATCTTCGAGACCAACCTCTTCTCGCTGGTCAAGTCGCTGGTGCGAAACGGTACCGGGATTTCGATCTTCCTGAAGATGGTGGTGGCCGAGGATGCCGATCTCGCCGCGGTCTCCTTCGATCCCCCGCTGTCCCTCGACCTGCTCATAGCCTGGAAGAAGGATACCTACCTCTCGCTCGCCAACCGCGCCTTCGTCGATTTCCTGCTGGAACATGCCCCGGGGGAGCGGCAGGGGGAGCGTTAG
- a CDS encoding CheB methylesterase domain-containing protein: MTSKNLVVIGVSTGGPLTLKALFRELPPLDAAFLIVLHITPQMDYRIAQGLNAAASMPVKLAEDGEYLKSGHVYMAPGGLHLQLTGNNRVVLCEGPRVNYVQPAADVTMLSLSRPLRGKLIGIVLTGMGRDGADGIRHIHEIGGITMAQDQQSSTIYGMPKAAAQTGAVDYVLPPQKIAGKLMELLKPA, translated from the coding sequence ATGACTAGCAAGAACCTGGTGGTTATAGGCGTCTCCACCGGAGGGCCGCTGACGCTCAAGGCGCTGTTCAGGGAACTGCCGCCGCTGGACGCCGCCTTCCTCATCGTGCTGCACATCACGCCGCAGATGGACTACCGCATCGCCCAGGGGCTGAATGCGGCCGCGTCCATGCCGGTGAAGCTGGCCGAGGACGGCGAGTACCTCAAAAGCGGCCACGTCTACATGGCGCCGGGAGGACTCCACCTCCAGTTGACGGGAAACAACCGGGTGGTTCTTTGCGAGGGGCCGAGGGTAAACTACGTGCAGCCGGCCGCGGACGTCACCATGCTCTCCCTGTCCAGGCCGTTACGAGGCAAGCTGATCGGCATCGTTTTGACCGGCATGGGGCGTGACGGCGCCGACGGGATCCGGCACATCCACGAGATCGGCGGCATCACCATGGCCCAGGACCAGCAGTCCTCCACCATCTACGGCATGCCCAAGGCGGCCGCCCAGACCGGTGCCGTCGACTACGTCCTTCCCCCCCAAAAGATCGCCGGCAAGCTGATGGAACTCCTCAAACCGGCCTGA
- a CDS encoding response regulator: MNRRVMIVDDNEYVRASVDIICESAQLELASAASGPECLEQLEAGFRGVILMDIMMPDMDGWDTIREIVERGMYPGNVIVMLTGMGEPDSKMEGLQEYVSDYMTKPFSPDELLDSIEYYLTLLNAPVAHD; this comes from the coding sequence ATGAACAGACGGGTAATGATCGTAGACGACAACGAGTACGTGAGGGCATCGGTGGATATCATCTGCGAGTCCGCGCAACTCGAGCTGGCCAGCGCGGCCAGCGGTCCCGAGTGCCTGGAGCAACTGGAGGCGGGATTCCGGGGGGTCATCCTCATGGACATCATGATGCCCGACATGGATGGCTGGGACACCATCAGGGAGATCGTGGAACGGGGGATGTATCCCGGCAACGTGATCGTCATGCTGACCGGCATGGGGGAGCCCGACTCCAAGATGGAGGGGCTGCAGGAGTACGTGTCGGACTACATGACAAAGCCGTTCAGCCCGGACGAGCTGCTGGATTCCATCGAGTACTACCTCACCCTGCTGAACGCGCCGGTGGCTCATGACTAG
- a CDS encoding GAF domain-containing protein, with amino-acid sequence MSQLKTRIGVAVGTAITAVIGIFALGGSGSPAGVPLQQSALILVLCVVIVILTRILFAHLTRLEQTQRIIQGQQAELALKAAQIDAANDCIIQTDEDGRLLYFNQALCRLTGYAPGELAGGRLQQLKPPELAESEELTVARLKECGEASFESAYLAKDGTVIPTEVRARVMESDGRTLILSIARDITQRKHAEQRERSRLKALERIATDAELQELLVDVVQFVEDCLPGALCSILLVDESGTRLRHGCAPSLPAGYNQAVDGLRIGNGKGSCGTAAFLRRRVVVEDLEPHPYWHNFQPARDAGLRSCWSEPVYASNGTLLGTLAVYHREPRAPGDEDIQLLESAAHLAGIAISRVRADEGRHLLEEQLRHTQKIEAVGQLAAGVAHDFNNLLTPIIVYADMLLRISPEGSPQTRMIQSMSSAAHKASDLTQKLLSFGRKQVLHMSLLDLNEVITSFREIMRATVRDNVRIDLLLSPGAAKVQADRGQLEQVLLNLILNAQDAIEGSGSICIETGHLILDEEFHRQHPVAKPGHYILLAFSDDGCGMTEETLRHMYEPFFTTKESGRGTGLGLATVYGVIKHHGGCIDVRSRPGEGTRFAIYLPASASTAEPILRPSAGIAPPEHDSTERTILLVEDNQMIREVAADLLASFGYRVLVAETPSRALELAATEEQGIDLLATDVIMPEMTGPELYEKLQERHPALPVLYISGYTNTVVPQDEKLRQEAIFLAKPFTLEQFMARINEMLYHVKPPREEPPPLDHRAMAQLIETQGAPAPQQKEPQS; translated from the coding sequence ATGTCACAACTGAAAACCCGCATCGGCGTCGCCGTCGGCACCGCGATCACCGCCGTGATCGGCATCTTCGCCCTGGGAGGGAGCGGGTCCCCGGCCGGGGTGCCGCTGCAGCAGTCCGCGCTGATCCTCGTGCTCTGCGTTGTGATCGTGATACTGACCCGCATCCTGTTCGCCCACCTGACCCGCCTGGAGCAGACGCAGCGGATCATCCAGGGGCAGCAGGCGGAACTCGCACTCAAGGCGGCGCAGATAGACGCAGCAAACGACTGCATCATACAGACCGACGAGGACGGGCGGCTGCTCTACTTCAACCAGGCGCTCTGCCGGCTGACGGGGTACGCACCCGGGGAACTGGCCGGGGGGCGCCTGCAACAGCTGAAACCGCCCGAGTTGGCGGAGAGCGAGGAGCTCACCGTAGCCAGGCTCAAGGAATGCGGAGAGGCCAGCTTCGAGAGCGCCTACCTCGCCAAGGACGGCACGGTGATCCCGACCGAGGTCCGGGCACGCGTCATGGAGAGCGACGGGCGCACGCTGATCCTCAGCATCGCGCGGGACATCACCCAGAGAAAGCACGCCGAACAGCGTGAGCGCAGCCGGCTGAAGGCGCTGGAGCGGATCGCCACCGACGCGGAGCTGCAGGAGCTCCTGGTGGACGTGGTGCAGTTCGTCGAGGACTGCCTGCCGGGCGCGCTCTGCTCCATCCTCCTCGTCGACGAGTCGGGCACCAGGCTGCGCCACGGCTGCGCCCCCTCGCTCCCGGCCGGGTACAACCAGGCGGTGGACGGATTGAGGATCGGTAACGGCAAGGGGTCGTGCGGGACGGCGGCGTTTTTGAGGAGGCGCGTGGTGGTCGAGGACCTGGAGCCGCATCCGTACTGGCACAACTTCCAGCCGGCGCGGGACGCCGGGCTCAGGTCCTGCTGGTCCGAGCCGGTGTATGCCAGCAACGGCACCCTATTGGGAACACTCGCGGTGTACCACCGGGAACCGCGCGCGCCGGGCGACGAGGACATCCAGCTGCTGGAGTCGGCGGCCCACCTGGCCGGCATCGCCATCAGCCGGGTGCGCGCCGACGAGGGACGCCACCTGCTGGAGGAGCAGCTGCGCCACACCCAGAAAATCGAGGCGGTGGGGCAGCTGGCCGCGGGCGTGGCCCACGACTTCAACAACCTGCTGACACCGATCATCGTCTACGCCGACATGCTGCTCAGGATCTCCCCCGAGGGAAGCCCGCAGACCCGCATGATCCAGTCCATGAGCTCGGCGGCCCACAAGGCGAGCGACCTGACCCAGAAGCTGCTCTCCTTCGGACGCAAGCAGGTGCTGCACATGAGCCTTCTGGACCTGAACGAGGTGATCACGTCGTTCAGGGAGATCATGCGCGCGACGGTGAGGGACAACGTCCGGATCGACCTTCTGCTCTCCCCCGGCGCCGCCAAGGTGCAGGCGGACCGCGGCCAGCTGGAACAGGTGCTCTTGAACCTCATCCTGAACGCCCAGGACGCCATCGAGGGGAGCGGCTCCATCTGCATCGAGACCGGCCACCTGATACTGGACGAGGAGTTCCACCGGCAGCATCCGGTCGCCAAGCCCGGCCACTACATCCTGCTCGCCTTCAGCGACGACGGCTGCGGCATGACCGAGGAAACGCTCAGGCACATGTACGAGCCGTTCTTCACCACCAAGGAGAGCGGCCGTGGCACCGGTCTTGGCCTCGCCACGGTCTACGGCGTCATAAAGCACCACGGCGGCTGCATCGACGTCAGGAGCCGCCCGGGGGAAGGGACCAGGTTCGCCATCTACCTCCCCGCCAGCGCGAGTACGGCCGAGCCGATCCTGCGTCCCTCCGCCGGGATCGCCCCCCCCGAGCATGACAGCACGGAAAGGACGATCCTGCTGGTCGAGGACAACCAGATGATCCGCGAGGTCGCCGCCGACCTGCTCGCCTCGTTCGGCTACCGGGTCCTGGTGGCGGAGACCCCATCCCGGGCGCTGGAGCTGGCTGCGACGGAGGAGCAGGGAATCGACCTTCTGGCGACCGACGTGATCATGCCGGAGATGACCGGTCCCGAGCTGTACGAGAAGCTGCAGGAACGCCACCCCGCGCTGCCGGTGCTCTACATCTCGGGGTACACCAACACGGTGGTCCCGCAGGACGAAAAGCTGCGCCAGGAGGCGATCTTCCTCGCCAAGCCGTTCACCCTGGAGCAGTTCATGGCCAGGATCAATGAAATGCTGTACCATGTGAAGCCGCCCCGGGAGGAGCCCCCGCCGCTGGACCACCGGGCCATGGCCCAGCTCATCGAAACACAAGGCGCGCCCGCGCCGCAACAGAAGGAACCGCAATCATGA
- a CDS encoding cache domain-containing protein, protein MKVLKAARDKISILLLVSAVTVALVMMVANHLMLDQISQEAVRQANRQQESSMMAFWEQMNRRGRNFHIENGKMILGDYYVLNDDNEIPDKIFCITGSRATIFMGDTRIATNVLRKDGSRAIGTRLTGPAYDAIFKEGIRYRGEADILGAPYFTAYDPIRDMNGKVIGALFVGVKQSEYLARYDRINLKIGLINWALAAVFVLCAVILGLDRKRSESEIKKQLHFQQLLLDTIPSPIFSKDARGRYNLCNKAFQTYVGLSREQLLGRSVFDLWDRELAQKYHDMDQEIMQTPGTQIYESQVRYADGSVRDVIFHKAAVRDEDGVPGGLVGVILDITERKTVERESRRIEAQKHHSRMIESLMIQLNHDLNTPLTPLFALMPLIRSKVTDPGVERMLEICQQCINQIQGLAGKALDLVRISASQPRLIPVSLYAAADSALTDMSASLAQRSVICCNAIDPELQVLGSAEQLTLLFRNLLSNAARYAAQNGKVVVSAVRKGEEVEVSVQDDGIGLNQEQLARVFDEFYKADAARHDLNTQGLGLAICRRIVANHGGKLWATSAGADSGTTMFFTLKQAGHQEPPAAADETVEASYQI, encoded by the coding sequence GTGAAGGTCCTGAAGGCAGCACGCGACAAGATATCGATCCTCCTCCTGGTCAGCGCGGTGACCGTGGCCCTGGTGATGATGGTCGCCAACCACCTCATGCTGGACCAGATCAGCCAGGAGGCGGTGCGCCAGGCCAACAGGCAGCAGGAAAGCAGCATGATGGCCTTCTGGGAGCAGATGAACCGTCGCGGGCGGAACTTCCACATCGAAAACGGCAAGATGATCCTCGGCGACTACTACGTCCTCAACGACGACAACGAGATACCGGACAAGATCTTCTGCATCACCGGCAGCAGGGCCACCATCTTCATGGGGGACACCCGGATCGCCACCAACGTGCTCAGAAAGGACGGCAGCAGGGCGATCGGGACCAGGCTGACGGGCCCGGCCTACGACGCCATCTTCAAGGAGGGTATCCGGTACCGCGGCGAGGCCGACATCCTCGGCGCCCCGTACTTCACCGCCTACGATCCGATACGGGATATGAACGGAAAGGTCATCGGCGCCCTGTTCGTGGGGGTGAAACAGAGCGAATACCTGGCGCGTTACGACCGGATCAACCTGAAGATCGGGCTCATCAACTGGGCGCTGGCGGCGGTATTCGTGCTCTGCGCCGTCATCCTTGGCCTGGACCGCAAGCGCTCCGAGAGCGAGATCAAGAAGCAGCTTCACTTCCAGCAGCTGCTCTTGGACACCATACCGAGTCCGATCTTCTCCAAGGACGCCCGGGGACGCTACAACCTGTGCAACAAGGCCTTTCAGACCTACGTCGGGCTTAGCCGCGAACAGCTTCTGGGGCGCTCGGTGTTCGATCTGTGGGACCGGGAACTGGCCCAGAAATATCACGACATGGACCAGGAAATCATGCAGACGCCTGGGACCCAGATCTACGAGTCCCAGGTGCGCTACGCGGACGGCAGCGTGCGCGACGTGATCTTCCACAAGGCGGCGGTCAGGGATGAAGACGGTGTCCCCGGCGGACTGGTCGGGGTGATACTGGACATCACCGAGCGCAAGACGGTGGAGCGGGAGAGCAGGCGGATCGAGGCCCAGAAGCACCATTCGCGCATGATCGAGTCCCTGATGATCCAGTTGAACCACGACCTGAACACGCCGCTCACCCCGCTCTTCGCCCTGATGCCGTTGATTCGGAGCAAGGTGACCGATCCGGGCGTGGAACGGATGCTGGAGATCTGCCAGCAATGCATCAACCAGATCCAGGGGCTGGCAGGCAAGGCGCTCGATCTGGTACGGATCTCCGCGAGCCAGCCCCGGCTGATCCCGGTGAGCCTCTACGCCGCCGCCGACAGCGCACTGACCGACATGTCGGCGTCCCTGGCGCAGCGGAGTGTGATCTGCTGCAACGCGATCGACCCGGAGTTGCAGGTGCTGGGGTCGGCGGAGCAGCTGACGCTGCTGTTCAGAAACCTCCTCAGTAACGCCGCGCGCTACGCCGCCCAAAACGGCAAGGTGGTCGTGTCCGCCGTCCGCAAGGGAGAAGAGGTCGAGGTATCGGTCCAGGATGACGGCATCGGGCTGAACCAGGAGCAGCTCGCCCGGGTGTTCGACGAGTTCTACAAGGCCGATGCCGCGCGGCACGACCTGAACACGCAGGGGCTCGGGCTGGCCATCTGCCGCAGGATCGTGGCCAACCACGGCGGGAAGCTCTGGGCTACGAGCGCCGGGGCCGATAGCGGCACCACCATGTTCTTCACCCTGAAGCAAGCCGGGCACCAGGAGCCGCCGGCCGCAGCGGACGAAACAGTCGAGGCGAGTTACCAGATATGA
- a CDS encoding protein-glutamate methylesterase/protein-glutamine glutaminase: MPIKVLVIDDSALIRSLLTEIINQAPDLQVVGTAPDPLAARQRIKELSPDVLTLDVEMPKMDGLAFLEKLMRLRPMPVVMVSSLTEKSSAVTLKALELGAFDFVTKPKIDIRSGLLEYAEELTEKIRCAHVAFRRKGGGKGTPQVERKLSADAVLPNRHQHFSTSEKVVAVGSSTGGTEALKVFLTALPADCPAILITQHMPETFTRTFAARLDGLCALAVKEAEHGERVLPGHAYIAPGNRHMLLARSGANYTIALDDGPPVSRHRPSVDVLFRSAANCAADNSLGIIMTGMGDDGAAGMLEMHSVGARTFAQDEESCVVFGMPREAIARGGVDEVVPLSDMAGRLMGWLASHGKRSFRV; the protein is encoded by the coding sequence ATGCCCATAAAGGTGCTGGTAATAGACGACTCCGCCCTGATCCGGTCGCTGTTGACCGAGATCATCAACCAGGCTCCCGACCTCCAGGTGGTGGGGACGGCACCGGACCCGCTGGCGGCCCGGCAGCGCATCAAGGAACTGAGCCCGGACGTGCTCACCCTGGACGTCGAGATGCCCAAGATGGACGGGCTCGCGTTCCTGGAAAAACTGATGAGGCTGCGCCCCATGCCGGTGGTGATGGTCTCATCGCTGACCGAGAAGAGTTCGGCGGTGACCCTGAAGGCGCTGGAACTGGGCGCTTTCGACTTCGTCACCAAGCCGAAGATCGACATCCGCAGCGGGCTTTTGGAGTACGCCGAGGAGCTCACCGAGAAGATCCGCTGCGCCCACGTGGCCTTCAGGAGGAAGGGGGGGGGCAAGGGCACCCCGCAGGTGGAACGGAAGCTCTCCGCCGACGCGGTGCTCCCCAACCGCCACCAGCACTTCTCGACCTCGGAAAAGGTCGTGGCTGTCGGGTCCTCGACCGGCGGCACCGAGGCGCTCAAGGTCTTCCTCACCGCTCTCCCCGCCGACTGCCCGGCCATACTGATCACGCAGCACATGCCCGAGACCTTCACCCGGACCTTCGCGGCACGGCTGGACGGCCTGTGCGCCCTCGCGGTCAAGGAAGCGGAGCACGGCGAGCGGGTGCTCCCCGGCCACGCCTACATCGCGCCGGGGAACCGCCACATGCTGCTCGCCAGAAGCGGCGCCAACTACACCATCGCGCTGGACGACGGCCCGCCGGTATCCAGGCACCGCCCCTCGGTCGACGTGCTGTTTAGGTCCGCCGCCAACTGCGCCGCGGACAACAGCCTCGGCATCATCATGACCGGGATGGGGGACGACGGCGCCGCGGGGATGCTGGAGATGCACAGCGTGGGTGCGAGGACCTTCGCCCAGGACGAGGAGAGCTGCGTGGTGTTCGGGATGCCGCGCGAGGCGATCGCCCGGGGAGGGGTGGACGAGGTGGTGCCGCTATCAGACATGGCGGGACGGCTGATGGGATGGCTCGCCTCGCACGGCAAGCGCAGCTTCAGGGTGTGA
- a CDS encoding histidine kinase, with amino-acid sequence MPHRRKTGGKRPRHPGQGRLSYFDPEFKTVAVKIVAGEFYATGEAVAITTLLGSCVSVCLYDLELGVGGMNHFMLPELVQGGSATPCSGACDDSSGNCARYGACAMRRLLEQLELLGANRRRLAAKIFGAGRVMESSTDIGGNNAAFAVDYLKKQGIPIIASDLGECCPRKVIFFPKTGRALVKRMRALHAGRH; translated from the coding sequence GTGCCGCACAGGAGGAAAACAGGGGGGAAGCGACCGAGGCACCCGGGCCAGGGACGGCTCAGCTACTTCGACCCGGAATTCAAGACGGTGGCGGTGAAGATCGTGGCGGGGGAATTCTACGCCACCGGCGAGGCCGTGGCCATCACCACCCTGCTCGGCTCCTGCGTCTCGGTATGCCTGTACGACCTGGAGCTCGGCGTCGGGGGGATGAACCATTTCATGCTGCCGGAACTGGTCCAGGGAGGGAGCGCCACCCCCTGCTCGGGTGCCTGCGACGACAGCTCCGGAAACTGCGCCCGTTACGGTGCCTGCGCAATGCGTCGCCTTTTGGAGCAGCTCGAGCTTCTCGGCGCCAACCGCAGGCGGCTCGCGGCGAAGATCTTCGGAGCCGGGCGGGTGATGGAGAGCAGCACCGACATCGGCGGCAACAACGCCGCCTTCGCTGTTGATTACCTGAAGAAACAGGGGATACCGATCATCGCCTCGGACCTCGGGGAGTGCTGCCCCAGGAAGGTGATTTTCTTTCCCAAAACCGGCCGCGCCCTGGTGAAAAGGATGCGCGCCCTGCACGCAGGAAGACACTGA
- a CDS encoding CheR family methyltransferase, giving the protein MEGILSPLVRTEVARHLRGGGSATANGATEQGWNNFQYRFTADDFARVRGFIYRNAGISLAPGKMDMVYSRLARRLRARGVESFAQYLDLVESGDPQEVEAFINALTTNMTSFFREPHHFRLLSERLRQQRDRKQVTIWSCASSTGEEPYSIAMTALDALPAGVGVSILATDIDTNVLGRGDEGVYPVDQLPKIPEPYRKRFFLKGEGNNDGFIRVKEELRRVVTFKRLNLLDEQWPMRGKFDFIFCRNVMIYFDRPTQLAVLERISRVLHPDGLLFVGHSESLHHAQELFRVCGNTTYALRS; this is encoded by the coding sequence TTGGAAGGAATTCTGAGCCCCCTAGTACGCACGGAGGTGGCGCGCCACCTGAGGGGGGGGGGAAGCGCCACGGCTAACGGCGCCACGGAGCAGGGGTGGAATAACTTCCAGTACCGCTTCACCGCGGACGACTTCGCCCGGGTGCGCGGCTTCATCTACCGTAACGCCGGGATTTCACTCGCGCCCGGCAAGATGGACATGGTCTACAGCCGGCTGGCGCGCCGGCTGCGGGCCAGGGGGGTGGAGAGCTTCGCGCAGTACCTCGACCTGGTGGAAAGCGGAGATCCCCAGGAAGTGGAGGCGTTCATCAACGCCCTCACCACCAACATGACCTCCTTCTTCCGCGAGCCTCACCATTTCCGGCTTCTTTCCGAGCGCCTGCGCCAGCAGCGGGACCGGAAGCAGGTGACCATATGGAGCTGCGCCTCGTCCACCGGCGAGGAGCCCTACTCCATTGCGATGACGGCGCTGGACGCGCTGCCGGCGGGGGTGGGGGTCAGCATCCTGGCCACCGACATCGACACCAACGTCCTCGGCAGGGGGGACGAAGGGGTCTACCCGGTGGACCAGCTCCCCAAGATCCCGGAACCGTACCGGAAACGCTTCTTCCTGAAGGGTGAGGGAAACAACGACGGGTTCATCAGGGTGAAGGAGGAACTGCGCCGGGTGGTGACCTTCAAGAGGCTCAACCTCCTGGACGAGCAGTGGCCCATGCGCGGGAAGTTCGACTTCATCTTCTGTCGCAACGTGATGATCTATTTCGACCGGCCGACCCAGCTCGCCGTCCTGGAGCGGATCTCCCGGGTGCTGCACCCGGACGGGCTCTTGTTCGTGGGGCACTCGGAGAGCCTGCACCACGCCCAGGAACTGTTCCGGGTCTGCGGCAACACCACCTACGCCTTGAGGAGCTGA